A region of Asterias amurensis chromosome 20, ASM3211899v1 DNA encodes the following proteins:
- the LOC139952059 gene encoding uncharacterized protein — translation MSQESKSKRARLSGDSLNGSSGEFFPGIGKIEYKPGAGPTEVLCFKHYNAKEVIHGHSMEAWLRFSACYWHTFRGVGLDPFGMPTIKRPWDDGTESMDNAKRRLRVAFEFFSKLGVKYWTFHDRDVAPEGATLEETNRNLDEITDLAKELMSKTGVKLLWNTCNLFANPRYMNGAATNPDAHVVAYAAAQVKKGLEIGKKLNAENFVFWGGREGYNSLLNTDVMAELSHAANFFKMAVDYKKQIGFGGQLLIEPKPKEPTRHQYDYDAMTVIGFLKHFGLADDFKINVEPNHTMLAGHSYEHDIVMASGFGMLGSIDSNTGSPDLGWDTDQFPMDVRDTTLVMKAVIEQNGIAPGGLNFDAKVRRESTNLKDMFISHIGAMDCFARGLRCAAKLVAEGAMAKMVQNRYSSFSEGIGAKIAKGTATMEECENYVKKMGEPKQISGEQEKYECVLNHYV, via the exons ATGTCACAAGAATCGAAATCAAAAAGAGCCCGTTTGTCTGGGGACTCTCTCAATGGAAGTTCTGGTGAATTTTTCCCGG GGATTGGGAAGATAGAATACAAGCCTGGTGCTGGGCCGACTGAAGTGTTGTGCTTTAAACATTACAATGCAAAAGAG GTAATTCATGGTCATTCAATGGAGGCATGGCTGCGTTTCTCAGCCTGCTACTGGCATACTTTTAGAGGAGTTGGCTTGGATCCCTTTGGAATGCCAACCATAAAGAGACCATGGGATGATG GAACCGAGAGCATGGACAATGCAAAGAGACGTCTCCGAGTTGCTTTTGAATTTTTCAGTAAACTTGGAGTCAAGTACTGGACCTTCCATGACAG GGATGTAGCTCCTGAAGGTGCAACACTGGAAGAGACCAACCGTAATCTTGACGAGATAACAGACCTAGCTAAGGAACTGATGTCAAAGACAGGTGTCAAACTTCTGTGGAATACCTGCAATCTCTTTGCTAATCCAAG GTACATGAATGGTGCTGCCACAAACCCAGATGCTCATGTTGTTGCGTATGCAGCTGCACAGGTCAAGAAGGGACTTGAAATCGGCAAGAAACTGAATGCTGAAAACTTTG TGTTTTGGGGCGGCCGTGAAGGATACAACAGCCTTCTTAACACCGACGTTATGGCTGAGCTCTCCCATGCGGCAAACTTCTTCAAGATGGCCGTTG ATTACAAGAAGCAGATAGGGTTTGGAGGTCAGTTGTTGATTGAGCCTAAACCTAAGGAGCCAACCAGACATCAGTATGATTATG ATGCAATGACTGTGATCGGGTTTCTCAAGCACTTTGGGTTGGCTGATGATTTCAAAATCAATGTAGAACCGAACCACACGATGCTAGCAGGACACTCCTATGAGCATGACATCGTCATGGCTTCCGG GTTTGGTATGCTGGGGTCCATTGACTCCAACACTGGGTCCCCTGATCTAGGGTGGGATACTGACCAGTTTCCAATGGATGTCAGAGATACAACTCTGGTCATGAAG GCTGTGATTGAGCAGAATGGCATTGCTCCTGGCGGGTTAAACTTTGATGCCAAGGTACGCCGAGAATCAACCAACCTTAAAGACATGTTTATTTCCCACATTGGTGCTATGGACTGTTTTGCAAGAGGTCTGCGCTGTGCTGCCAAGCTGGTTGCTGAAGGAGCTATGGCCAAGATGGTGCAG AATCGTTACAGCAGCTTCAGTGAGGGTATAGGTGCAAAGATTGCCAAGGGAACAGCAACAATGGAAGAATGTGAG AACTATGTGAAGAAAATGGGAGAACCAAAACAGATCTCTGGCGAGCAGGAGAAGTACGAGTGTGTGCTTAATCACTATGTGTGA